A genomic stretch from Argiope bruennichi chromosome 2, qqArgBrue1.1, whole genome shotgun sequence includes:
- the LOC129962138 gene encoding uncharacterized protein LOC129962138, with product MGPRRNAPFSGHLSLPKPFDIFFIVKRVSTEKETFHSVSPFLVEKSLTGNIGEVASVRKLRSGDLLVEVSSRQQSHKILKLKSFGPIPVTITPHGSMNSSRGVITCGELFNVPLEEITEKLQNQGVTHVRRIAIRRDGQLQNTKHLILTFHSPKLPDSIKAGYMKLPVRPYIPNPLRCFKCQRFGHSKTNCRGTLTCARCAVVGHESTECSSKEKCVNCKGEHTSFSRDCPAWKLEKEIVTVKVKEQVSFPEARRIVRARTPAYGTSYASAVKGQLKTVGIQYDTKDFKQGSGSDVPVAIVDTESDHNPDFVPISTKRNRKKLRSTSQKSLLLKLSKKNKSKTDVKKLPSFTVKNSVALGLATEGLVQKDLPSLFGMPNSPDHISLHPSEEEEDFSMSCDPSHAQNSVFKDKPPIPLS from the coding sequence ATGGGGCCTCGCCGTaatgctcccttcagtgggcatcttTCGTTACCAAAACCTTTCGatatcttttttattgtaaagcGTGTTTCAAcggaaaaagaaacttttcactCTGTATCACCTTTTTTGGTCGAAAAATCTCTAACTGGAAACATTGGAGAGGTGGCATCCGTTCGAAAGCTCCGATCGGGTGACCTACTTGTTGAAGTGTCGTCGCGACAGCAATCCCACAAAATTCTAAAGCTGAAATCTTTTGGACCGATACCTGTTACTATTACTCCCCATGGTTCTATGAATTCCTCGAGGGGTGTTATTACCTGCGGGGAATTGTTTAATGTTCCTTTGGAGGAGATTACTGAGAAATTACAAAATCAAGGAGTGACGCATGTCCGCCGCATTGCTATCCGGCGAGATGGACAGTTACAAAATACTAAAcatcttattttaacttttcattctcCAAAATTGCCAGATTCAATAAAGGCCGGCTATATGAAATTGCCTGTAAGGCCTTATATACCTAACCCTTTAAGATGCTTCaagtgccagcgttttggccattCAAAGACTAACTGCCGTGGGACTTtaacttgcgcccgttgtgcagtaGTTGGCCATGAGAGCACTGAATGTTCATCGAAAGAGAAATGTGTGAACTGCAAAGGAGAACATACTTCTTTCTCCCGTGATTGCCCTGCTtggaaattggaaaaagaaatagtCACAGTGAAGGTCAAAGAGCAGGTATCATTCCCTGAAGCTCGACGAATTGTGAGAGCTAGAACACCTGcatatggaaccagctatgcttcTGCGGTTAAGGGGCAGCTAAAAACTGTGGGAATTCAATACGatacaaaagattttaaacagGGCTCTGGATCCGATGTTCCAGTTGCAATTGTAGATACCGAATCCGATCATAACCCTGATTTTGTTCCAATATCAACCAAACGCAATAGAAAGAAACTCAGGTCTACTTCTCAAAAATCTTTATTACTTAagctttcaaagaaaaataaatctaaaacagATGTGAAAAAGTTGCCTTCGTTCACAGTAAAGAATTCTGTCGCTTTGGGGCTAGCGACTGAGGGCTTAGTTCAGAAGGACCTACCGTCCTTATTTGGCATGCCCAATAGTCCTGATCATATTTCACTCCATCCGTCAGAAGAGGAGGAGGATTTTTCTATGAGTTGCGATCCTTCGCATGCTCAAAACAGTGTTTTTAAAGACAAACCTCCCATTCcactttcttaa